A single window of Granulicella cerasi DNA harbors:
- a CDS encoding Ig-like domain repeat protein gives MPIPSGIKRFALQSSFALLVPSAFSVTASAQVAAHQVARITQTIDAKSTVRLPYTHPAVADHATVGARVSASLPAKHMLLVLAASDEQELALQTLLSQQQDKNSANYHKWLTPETYAQSFGVASSDVAKITAWLQDQGFSVDSVAKSSRVITFSGTAGQVEAAFATEIHQVTVDGEAHITNTTDIAIPQAFASVVRGIASLNDFQPKSNAVGARNVQFSTPYATAYANNGISSPLYTSTSSGAHYVTPGDAAIIFNSTPLLTTGIDGTGQKIAVLGRTDINLSDVQQFRSMFGLKANDPTFTLIGQDPGTTSDDGEADLDVEWAGGMAPGANVNYVYAGSNYFTQSGIGDAGLYVVDNNLADIISLSYGGCETNNGQSNTAFWNTLWQQAAAQGQTVFVSTGDSAATGCSSSTRTTTSYGTAYGVNALGSSAYNVAVGGTMFVDYGPNQYWGTGSAAPVPAGYTFTTATSYIPEAAWNEGTLTTDELNTLSTATVTGGGIVGGGGGISIFTARPAWQVGSGISTTADPTNCALKVNGTCMAAAASGSLTTGLHRLVPDISGIAASSHEAAVFCSENSCYSTSNGYGIGAVGGTSVATPFQAGIQALINQKNGGRQGNANFYYYKLANQDYVAGNCKAVNGTAASPAVTLPASTCNFHDVVAGDNRTKSSSSDTTGLGFYSAAGFDEATGLGSMNVANVATNWSSVAFSATSTSFTLTPTTGAHGVSQAYSIAVSSSAGTPTGDVSIIASTTMPGTKLRYTLSGGAASGTLNSLPGGTYNVYAHYEGDGTYAASDSAPVQVTIAKEASTVPLTLADFYNGYVQTNVTSIPYGYLVDLYSTVASTSGYGIPSGTLTFAVSRNGAPLAPLTVTLDGTGTGSLIASAGYSSLLIAPNYSALSAGSYTVTATYSGDSTFNSSTGTISFVIAQQTPTITLALSPAAITSGGNVMLNATVSNPAGLTPTVSSNPSGTVTFTDTTTGTTLGTATMNSAGVASLTTTSITASGANSITATYSGDANYAAVTSLAKTVTVGTLTSTTTTAGSTANAYYVLSTVPLTATVTPSAATGTVSFYSDGAQVGSASLSGGVATLNTTALTAGIHTITTAYAGNTTYAGSTGTMSLAIAQNITSTTLNAPVSAVLGNAVALSARITRSPSQTSAGTVLLGGTVSFYDGSTLLGSSTPVYLPGGYYYYVATISTTSLTRGVHTLSAVYSGDANFAGSTSTGTVKTTILPGNIWVVNGSSSLSGINSTGGALATTSGGGTGIAIDGSGSIWSLNTSASSVAKFSNTGTVVSSGYNGAGLNLPAALAIDGGGNVWVANSNSTVSELSGAGVAVSGSSGFPAASSTPSSLNIDASGNVWITSSGDNSVTEVIGAAAPVITPTVKAVANNALAAKP, from the coding sequence ATGCCCATCCCCTCAGGTATCAAACGTTTTGCACTTCAATCCAGCTTCGCTCTTCTGGTGCCCTCCGCGTTCAGCGTGACGGCATCTGCCCAGGTCGCGGCTCATCAGGTAGCGCGCATCACGCAAACGATCGATGCGAAGAGCACCGTTCGTCTGCCGTATACGCATCCGGCGGTGGCGGACCATGCCACGGTGGGAGCTCGTGTGAGTGCGAGTCTGCCCGCGAAACACATGTTGCTGGTGCTCGCGGCGTCCGACGAGCAGGAGCTCGCGTTGCAGACTCTGCTGAGTCAGCAGCAGGATAAGAACTCAGCGAATTATCACAAATGGCTGACGCCGGAGACTTACGCGCAGTCGTTCGGCGTAGCGTCGTCGGACGTGGCCAAGATCACGGCATGGCTGCAGGACCAGGGGTTCAGCGTGGACAGCGTGGCGAAGAGCAGCCGCGTGATCACGTTCTCCGGTACTGCAGGGCAGGTGGAAGCGGCGTTTGCTACGGAGATTCACCAGGTGACGGTGGACGGCGAAGCGCACATTACGAACACGACGGACATTGCGATTCCGCAGGCGTTCGCGTCGGTAGTGCGCGGCATTGCTTCGCTGAATGATTTCCAGCCGAAGTCGAACGCTGTGGGCGCGCGCAATGTGCAGTTCTCTACGCCCTATGCGACGGCTTATGCGAACAACGGAATCTCCAGCCCGCTGTACACGAGCACCTCGAGCGGTGCGCACTATGTGACGCCGGGGGACGCGGCGATCATCTTCAACAGCACGCCGCTGCTCACTACGGGCATTGATGGCACGGGGCAGAAGATTGCGGTGCTTGGACGCACGGACATCAACCTTTCGGACGTGCAGCAGTTCCGCTCCATGTTCGGACTGAAAGCTAACGATCCGACGTTCACGCTGATCGGGCAGGATCCAGGCACGACGTCGGATGATGGCGAAGCCGATCTCGACGTGGAATGGGCCGGTGGTATGGCGCCTGGTGCGAACGTCAATTACGTTTACGCCGGCTCGAACTACTTCACGCAGTCGGGGATTGGGGATGCTGGCCTCTACGTGGTGGACAACAATCTCGCGGACATCATCTCGTTGAGCTACGGCGGATGCGAGACGAACAATGGACAGTCGAACACGGCGTTCTGGAACACGCTTTGGCAGCAGGCGGCTGCGCAGGGGCAGACCGTGTTTGTGTCCACCGGTGATTCAGCTGCGACGGGCTGCTCTTCCTCGACGCGCACGACGACAAGCTACGGCACGGCCTACGGTGTGAATGCGCTGGGGTCTTCGGCGTACAACGTCGCGGTAGGCGGCACGATGTTTGTGGACTACGGCCCGAACCAATACTGGGGAACGGGTTCTGCTGCACCGGTGCCTGCGGGCTACACGTTCACGACGGCGACGAGCTACATTCCTGAAGCAGCGTGGAACGAAGGAACGCTGACGACGGACGAGCTGAACACGCTTTCGACGGCGACCGTGACGGGCGGGGGCATTGTCGGCGGCGGTGGCGGCATCAGCATCTTCACGGCGCGACCGGCGTGGCAGGTGGGTTCGGGCATCTCGACCACGGCGGACCCGACGAACTGCGCGCTCAAGGTGAATGGCACGTGCATGGCCGCAGCGGCGTCAGGTTCGCTTACCACGGGCTTGCATCGCCTCGTTCCTGATATCTCGGGCATCGCTGCCTCGTCGCATGAGGCCGCCGTGTTCTGCTCGGAGAACTCCTGCTACAGCACGAGCAACGGTTATGGCATTGGCGCGGTGGGTGGAACGTCGGTGGCGACCCCGTTCCAGGCAGGTATTCAGGCGCTGATCAACCAGAAGAACGGTGGCCGCCAGGGTAACGCGAACTTCTACTACTACAAGCTGGCCAATCAGGATTATGTGGCAGGCAACTGCAAGGCCGTGAACGGGACAGCGGCTTCACCCGCGGTGACGCTGCCCGCAAGCACCTGCAACTTCCATGACGTGGTCGCGGGAGATAACCGTACGAAGTCGAGCTCGTCGGACACGACGGGCTTGGGCTTCTACTCGGCTGCTGGCTTTGATGAGGCGACCGGTCTCGGATCGATGAACGTTGCCAACGTGGCGACGAACTGGAGCAGCGTGGCGTTCAGTGCGACGAGCACCTCGTTTACGCTGACTCCGACGACCGGAGCGCACGGCGTCTCGCAGGCGTACAGCATCGCTGTGTCTTCCTCTGCAGGCACGCCGACGGGGGATGTGTCGATCATTGCGTCTACGACGATGCCGGGCACAAAGCTGCGTTATACGTTGAGTGGCGGTGCTGCGAGCGGTACGCTGAACAGCCTGCCTGGTGGCACCTACAACGTTTACGCCCACTATGAAGGCGATGGCACCTATGCGGCGAGCGACTCTGCACCGGTGCAGGTGACGATTGCGAAGGAAGCCAGCACGGTTCCGCTGACCCTGGCCGATTTCTATAACGGCTATGTACAGACGAATGTGACTTCGATCCCCTACGGATATCTGGTGGACCTGTATTCGACGGTTGCCAGCACCTCCGGATACGGCATTCCCTCAGGCACGCTCACCTTTGCGGTAAGCCGGAACGGAGCTCCGCTTGCACCGTTGACGGTGACGCTGGATGGCACGGGTACTGGCTCGCTGATTGCATCCGCTGGCTACAGCTCATTGCTGATAGCCCCGAACTACTCGGCTCTGTCGGCGGGTAGTTATACGGTGACGGCGACGTACTCGGGTGATTCGACATTCAACTCGAGCACGGGCACGATCTCGTTCGTGATCGCACAGCAGACGCCGACGATCACGCTGGCGCTTTCGCCAGCGGCCATCACCAGCGGCGGTAACGTGATGCTGAATGCTACGGTGTCAAACCCTGCAGGGCTTACGCCGACGGTCTCTTCGAATCCTTCGGGAACGGTGACGTTCACGGATACCACCACCGGCACTACGCTGGGTACGGCCACGATGAACAGCGCGGGAGTCGCTTCACTCACCACGACGTCGATTACGGCGAGTGGCGCGAACTCGATTACGGCAACCTATAGCGGCGACGCAAACTATGCCGCTGTTACATCGTTGGCCAAAACGGTGACCGTGGGTACACTGACGTCGACGACCACGACGGCGGGGTCCACGGCGAACGCTTACTACGTGCTGTCGACGGTGCCGCTGACGGCGACGGTGACACCGAGCGCGGCAACGGGCACGGTGTCCTTCTACTCCGACGGCGCTCAGGTAGGCTCGGCCAGCTTGAGTGGAGGCGTGGCGACGCTCAACACCACAGCACTCACCGCTGGTATCCACACGATCACCACCGCGTATGCCGGAAACACGACCTACGCGGGCAGCACGGGAACGATGTCGTTGGCGATCGCTCAGAACATCACGAGCACGACGCTGAACGCGCCGGTGAGCGCGGTGCTGGGCAATGCGGTCGCGCTCAGCGCTCGTATCACCCGCAGCCCCTCGCAGACCTCGGCTGGCACAGTGCTGCTGGGCGGCACGGTGTCGTTCTATGACGGCAGCACGCTGCTGGGTTCGTCCACGCCGGTGTATCTGCCGGGCGGCTACTACTACTACGTGGCGACGATCTCAACCACATCGCTGACGCGCGGGGTGCATACGCTGTCGGCGGTCTACTCGGGCGATGCCAACTTTGCAGGGTCTACCTCCACCGGAACGGTGAAGACGACGATCCTGCCTGGCAACATCTGGGTCGTCAACGGCAGCAGCTCGTTGTCGGGCATCAACTCGACGGGCGGCGCGCTTGCTACGACGAGCGGAGGTGGCACGGGTATCGCGATCGATGGCAGCGGCAGCATCTGGTCGTTGAACACGAGCGCGAGTAGCGTGGCGAAGTTCTCCAACACGGGCACGGTGGTCAGCAGCGGATACAACGGTGCTGGTTTGAATCTGCCTGCGGCGTTGGCGATCGACGGTGGCGGCAATGTGTGGGTTGCCAACAGCAACAGCACGGTGTCGGAACTGAGTGGGGCGGGAGTTGCGGTAAGCGGAAGCAGTGGCTTCCCCGCAGCAAGCTCGACGCCGAGCTCACTGAACATCGATGCTTCTGGCAACGTGTGGATCACGAGCTCCGGAGATAACTCGGTCACGGAAGTGATCGGAGCCGCAGCACCGGTGATCACGCCCACGGTGAAGGCCGTGGCCAACAACGCTCTGGCAGCCAAGCCCTAA
- a CDS encoding NHL repeat-containing protein has translation MQIKNVSQKQRWMRAGGFVVATMAAFAMVGCGIGTNGNGASSGSTVLTVKAQGKVFGGQQPISGSTIQLYAASQVGYNYPATALLTSTVQTDGNGNFSITGTYTCPYASSMVYLLATGGNAGAGTNANIAEMAPLGACGNLSSSTFVLVNEVTTVAGAYALAQFMSSPTQLSTSPTNVTGLTNAFATVNKLVTISTGNTPGTVPAGTTVPSALLNTLANSLAACVNTNGVGGSSNYCANLFSYTTPSGGSAPTDTLTAALNIAKNPGLNVSGIYSLASASAPFQPTLTTAPAAYIVAIKYAPTGVSVPSAAAVDSYGNVWITNAGNNTLTVLDATLGAPTSYGSGLLSAPSAIAFDANGNVWVPNKGNNSLSVFQPSGAGSVALSSSLSAPSSVAVDASGTVWVTNNGNNSVTAVTVSGTSVSGASSYSTGASPVAVAVNPN, from the coding sequence ATGCAGATCAAGAATGTTTCTCAGAAGCAACGCTGGATGCGCGCAGGCGGTTTCGTCGTAGCAACGATGGCCGCTTTCGCGATGGTGGGATGCGGTATCGGCACGAACGGCAACGGAGCCAGTTCGGGTTCGACGGTGCTCACGGTAAAGGCGCAGGGCAAGGTGTTCGGCGGACAGCAGCCGATCTCCGGCAGCACGATTCAGCTCTATGCCGCCAGCCAGGTTGGCTATAACTATCCTGCAACGGCCCTGCTGACGAGCACGGTGCAGACCGACGGCAACGGCAACTTCTCCATCACGGGAACGTACACGTGCCCCTACGCTTCGTCGATGGTGTACTTGCTGGCCACGGGCGGCAACGCGGGCGCGGGGACGAATGCGAACATCGCGGAGATGGCTCCGCTGGGTGCTTGCGGCAACCTGTCGTCGAGTACGTTTGTGCTGGTGAACGAAGTGACTACGGTAGCGGGCGCGTATGCGTTGGCGCAGTTCATGAGTTCGCCGACGCAGCTGAGCACCTCACCGACGAACGTGACGGGGCTGACGAATGCGTTCGCTACGGTGAACAAACTCGTCACGATCTCGACGGGCAATACGCCTGGCACGGTGCCCGCTGGCACGACGGTTCCGTCGGCTCTGCTGAACACATTGGCGAACAGTCTTGCAGCTTGCGTGAACACGAACGGTGTTGGTGGCTCGAGCAACTACTGCGCGAACTTGTTCTCCTACACCACCCCTTCGGGTGGCAGCGCGCCGACCGATACGCTCACTGCTGCGCTGAACATCGCGAAGAACCCTGGGCTGAATGTCAGTGGGATCTACAGTCTGGCGTCTGCGTCCGCTCCGTTTCAGCCCACGTTGACCACCGCGCCCGCGGCCTACATTGTGGCGATCAAGTATGCACCGACAGGTGTTTCGGTGCCTTCGGCTGCGGCGGTGGATTCATACGGAAACGTATGGATCACGAACGCGGGGAATAACACTTTGACGGTGCTGGATGCGACGCTAGGCGCGCCGACGAGCTACGGCTCAGGTCTGTTGAGTGCGCCTTCTGCCATCGCGTTTGACGCCAACGGTAACGTGTGGGTTCCGAACAAGGGCAATAACTCGCTGAGCGTATTCCAGCCTTCGGGTGCAGGGTCTGTAGCTCTGAGCAGCTCGCTGAGTGCTCCGAGCAGCGTGGCTGTGGACGCGTCCGGGACGGTATGGGTGACCAACAATGGCAACAACTCGGTCACAGCGGTGACGGTTTCCGGCACGTCGGTCAGCGGGGCCTCGTCCTACTCTACGGGTGCTTCTCCTGTCGCTGTCGCTGTCAATCCGAACTAG